From Verrucomicrobiales bacterium, one genomic window encodes:
- a CDS encoding AAA family ATPase: MKIFVLPKTGIQESEKYAIGRIEKTLPKEWRGYASLEVIEKGRLAREIDLVLLLPDRILIVELKRWHGQIKSEDGYWYRRKPNQKHFERMDVSPVKKNFEKARILKTFVERSIKGGHAVLVDSRVVLCGNSPSPILTEEEKPSVLQLDDFLEIGDPKTYKRLLELPLEFRNRPRTFNPLDHLNEFELLFKGSPELIRAREFSWQNYVVDGAPTFKHPDSLYFEYRSVNRDDPNARALLRRWDFSQLGTSAPTQSDWVNIALREPRVFSYVKEKTDLLDGVLLQPIGTLAADEVTVDHCELFDLPAKQKRLFDFIEAYRDKLPLSDRVSLTKVLISKFAELHRLGVAHRDIGDHCVWLERPDSVRLSGFVASHFPQMETVGTLKEQVSSISEKLPEDFFEDKFATPFHRDVYLLGVMAHILIYGVPPDRDDGLAVWVPKENDIAFGKLDDWFERSMKWETSGRWANAEEMLDALNEVDFSDGEPVISLATFEYFKAQTKPRDYEELDDPVEKGNLEVFKGERDGDRCQVKFWFGATPDANKPDFNQTLLRFLEKARAIQVNPSEWLPRVRDVGIVPKKGLLYVREWLDLPTLSEWDFATKTLEDRIGLSMSLVDGIERLHSIDLPHGDLHPENVLVRPAGEGRAFPCAVFIDTPDFKDGTVDVVTTAYVPANYERVSLLERDRYAITLIISGILGCTSADMGDGELPIPSVYQALAENLKAEPAILTLVPLKEALKNALEPPLPEREALVVTISRTPSGFVPGPMRSDNGVYYVEKGYEDAQHDRYVIIGPGLQLTLSVSIDDAAIKRIGVKKITHDLFQRKTTRGIQFEANISLTSGPGDDAFALVSALQQIPALAARIHEQTKNVWLAPDVDAEIHKERTEISTGSIWRHLIEAEFDSQPEVLITGPSRPHPKREDAYLIPFRSDVTIEYAADEKVEVLKEIEGGEYRRVGFLEHRHSTPDELAIVPHGFSRQFPIDSRYLLRSKAERSSYERRYEAVERILSGRSVIANLVSYFERATSNHQVIKHPEPTDADLEDYDVYEDGKKVFSLNDDQKAAFKRIVSSGPVCLLQGPPGTGKTSFIGAFLDYVIHKQGTKSVLLVSQSHEATNNALEGALRLAARRNADIDVVRVGEDGTLSDAIRHVGVTSLQESYRERFRSEFKHRIVSLSSRLRLNREFVEAFAQTFIHMDRLAQDVALLENELASSVATEEAGTLKQRLYARRELLHSHALVALTPEEIALSEDVVADTKEALTRKFGVRSPAAVNKLHQLIKISQEWVDVLGSQGGNFSEFLAKTRTIVAGTCVGVGRWNLGVSRNSYDWVVIDEAARATPSELAVSMQVGKRILLVGDHFQLPPLYKDELRKEMGQRLRVGRDSDVFDSDFERAFESPYGKAVGATLTTQYRMAPEICSLVSKCFYEPRGKRLAQGRGEPKGYFGQLAEPFDSEVVWVDTSCAGKQSYHEKTPDRSCANQYEARAVIDVLRHVLQNEQFTNDLVSDLKQGEIPIGIIAMYRAQVTRINNAIARAEWLGPLRSLIKVDTVDGYQGKENRMVILSLVRHNAKYEQGFLSSPNRLNVAMSRAMDRLVIIGAMRMWKDRNTESPLGTFVRSFEEARSEKRVCHVTAESLKN, encoded by the coding sequence ATGAAGATATTCGTTCTGCCCAAAACGGGCATCCAAGAATCCGAGAAATACGCCATCGGCCGGATCGAGAAGACGCTCCCGAAGGAATGGCGGGGCTACGCCTCCTTGGAGGTTATCGAGAAAGGGCGGCTCGCACGGGAGATCGACCTGGTCCTGCTACTTCCCGACCGCATACTCATCGTCGAACTGAAGCGCTGGCACGGCCAAATCAAGTCCGAGGACGGCTACTGGTACCGTAGGAAGCCGAACCAGAAGCATTTCGAGCGAATGGACGTCAGTCCCGTCAAGAAGAACTTCGAAAAGGCTCGTATCCTCAAGACGTTCGTCGAACGCTCGATCAAGGGCGGGCATGCTGTCCTTGTGGACAGCCGGGTTGTGCTTTGCGGCAACAGTCCGTCTCCCATCCTAACGGAAGAGGAAAAGCCTTCGGTCCTCCAGTTGGACGACTTCCTCGAAATCGGCGACCCGAAAACGTACAAGCGGCTGCTCGAACTGCCCCTCGAATTCCGCAACCGTCCCCGCACGTTCAATCCCCTCGACCATCTCAACGAATTTGAACTCCTGTTCAAAGGCTCGCCCGAATTGATCAGGGCGAGGGAGTTCTCCTGGCAGAATTACGTCGTCGACGGCGCGCCGACATTCAAGCATCCGGATTCGCTGTATTTCGAGTATAGGAGCGTCAACCGCGACGACCCAAACGCCCGAGCCCTCCTCCGCCGTTGGGATTTCTCGCAGTTGGGCACTTCGGCGCCAACACAGTCGGACTGGGTCAACATCGCGCTCCGCGAACCCAGGGTGTTCAGCTATGTCAAGGAAAAGACCGACCTGCTGGACGGGGTGCTGTTGCAGCCGATCGGGACGCTGGCGGCGGACGAGGTGACCGTCGACCATTGCGAATTGTTCGACCTCCCAGCCAAGCAAAAGCGCTTGTTCGATTTCATCGAGGCTTACAGGGACAAATTGCCCCTGTCGGACCGTGTCAGCCTGACAAAAGTTCTGATATCCAAGTTTGCCGAACTCCACCGCTTGGGCGTAGCTCATCGGGACATCGGCGACCATTGCGTCTGGCTTGAGCGCCCGGATAGCGTCCGACTCTCCGGGTTCGTGGCTTCCCATTTTCCACAAATGGAGACGGTGGGTACACTGAAGGAGCAAGTAAGCAGCATTTCGGAAAAATTGCCGGAAGATTTTTTCGAAGACAAGTTCGCCACCCCGTTTCACCGGGACGTTTACCTTCTCGGCGTAATGGCGCACATACTCATTTACGGTGTACCGCCGGACCGGGATGATGGACTTGCGGTCTGGGTTCCGAAGGAGAATGACATCGCTTTCGGCAAACTGGACGATTGGTTCGAGCGATCCATGAAATGGGAGACCTCCGGTCGATGGGCCAATGCCGAAGAGATGCTGGACGCACTGAACGAGGTAGATTTCTCGGATGGCGAACCGGTGATTTCGTTGGCTACCTTCGAATACTTCAAGGCCCAAACCAAGCCGAGAGACTACGAAGAACTCGACGATCCGGTCGAAAAGGGAAATCTCGAGGTCTTCAAAGGAGAACGCGACGGCGACCGATGCCAGGTCAAGTTTTGGTTCGGCGCGACTCCCGACGCGAACAAGCCGGATTTCAACCAAACCCTGTTGAGATTCTTGGAAAAGGCCCGTGCGATCCAGGTCAATCCCAGCGAATGGCTTCCCAGGGTGCGCGACGTCGGAATCGTACCCAAGAAGGGACTCCTTTACGTACGAGAGTGGCTCGACCTTCCCACGCTCAGCGAGTGGGATTTCGCTACGAAGACACTTGAGGACAGAATCGGACTGTCTATGAGCCTAGTTGACGGCATCGAGCGGCTGCACAGCATTGATTTGCCGCACGGCGACTTGCATCCCGAAAACGTTCTCGTCCGGCCGGCGGGTGAAGGGCGAGCCTTTCCTTGTGCGGTGTTCATTGATACTCCGGATTTTAAGGACGGCACGGTCGATGTCGTGACGACTGCGTACGTTCCTGCCAATTACGAGCGAGTATCCCTCTTGGAGCGCGACAGGTACGCGATTACCCTGATCATCAGCGGTATCTTGGGTTGCACAAGCGCAGACATGGGCGATGGTGAGCTGCCGATTCCTTCCGTCTACCAGGCCTTGGCAGAAAACCTGAAGGCGGAGCCTGCTATCCTTACCTTAGTGCCGCTGAAGGAGGCCTTGAAAAATGCCCTTGAACCGCCGCTCCCCGAACGGGAAGCTTTGGTGGTCACGATTTCGAGGACACCCTCCGGCTTCGTGCCCGGTCCTATGCGTTCGGACAATGGGGTGTACTACGTCGAGAAAGGTTATGAGGATGCGCAGCATGACAGATATGTGATAATCGGTCCCGGGTTACAGCTAACGCTTAGCGTTTCGATCGACGACGCGGCAATCAAGCGCATTGGCGTAAAGAAAATCACGCACGACCTGTTCCAAAGGAAAACGACCCGCGGAATCCAGTTCGAAGCAAACATTTCCTTAACTTCCGGACCGGGTGACGATGCCTTTGCCCTAGTATCGGCATTGCAGCAGATTCCTGCGCTGGCGGCCAGGATTCACGAACAAACGAAGAACGTTTGGCTCGCGCCCGATGTCGACGCGGAGATTCATAAGGAACGTACAGAAATATCCACCGGTTCGATCTGGCGGCACCTGATCGAAGCGGAATTCGATTCGCAGCCGGAAGTCTTGATTACCGGGCCTTCCAGGCCGCATCCGAAACGCGAGGACGCCTACCTAATCCCGTTCAGATCCGACGTGACCATAGAATACGCGGCTGATGAAAAGGTCGAGGTCCTGAAAGAAATCGAGGGGGGAGAATACCGGCGTGTCGGCTTTCTGGAGCACCGGCATTCCACTCCTGACGAGCTGGCTATCGTACCGCATGGGTTTTCGCGCCAGTTCCCGATCGACAGCCGCTACCTCCTGCGCAGCAAGGCAGAAAGATCGTCCTACGAAAGGCGCTACGAAGCCGTGGAGCGGATCTTATCTGGCCGTTCCGTAATCGCGAATCTCGTCAGTTACTTCGAGCGTGCCACTTCGAATCACCAAGTCATCAAGCACCCAGAGCCGACCGACGCTGATTTGGAAGACTACGACGTCTACGAGGACGGGAAAAAGGTCTTCTCACTGAATGATGACCAGAAAGCAGCTTTCAAGCGAATCGTGTCGTCTGGTCCCGTTTGCTTGCTGCAAGGTCCCCCGGGTACAGGCAAAACTTCGTTCATAGGCGCGTTCCTAGATTACGTCATCCACAAGCAAGGAACCAAGAGCGTCCTCTTGGTGAGCCAATCTCACGAGGCCACGAACAACGCCCTGGAAGGGGCACTCCGCTTGGCGGCCCGGCGAAACGCCGATATCGACGTGGTCCGCGTCGGCGAGGACGGGACGCTGTCAGATGCAATACGGCACGTAGGGGTAACCTCGCTCCAAGAGTCTTACCGCGAGCGATTCCGAAGCGAGTTCAAGCATAGGATTGTCTCCCTAAGCTCGCGGTTGCGGCTGAACAGGGAGTTTGTCGAGGCTTTCGCCCAGACATTCATTCACATGGATCGGCTCGCGCAGGACGTGGCCCTGCTGGAGAATGAGCTTGCCTCCTCGGTCGCCACGGAGGAAGCGGGAACGCTTAAGCAGAGGCTTTACGCCCGCAGGGAACTGCTGCATTCGCATGCCTTGGTCGCGCTAACCCCCGAGGAGATCGCTTTGTCAGAGGATGTCGTCGCGGATACGAAGGAGGCCCTAACCCGCAAATTTGGTGTCCGGAGTCCCGCCGCCGTCAATAAGCTCCACCAATTGATCAAGATTTCCCAGGAATGGGTCGACGTGCTCGGGTCCCAAGGCGGTAATTTCTCCGAGTTCCTGGCCAAGACGAGAACCATCGTTGCCGGTACCTGCGTCGGCGTCGGACGATGGAATCTCGGCGTCTCGAGAAACTCGTACGATTGGGTGGTTATCGACGAAGCCGCGCGGGCAACCCCGTCGGAACTGGCGGTCTCCATGCAGGTCGGGAAACGGATTCTGCTTGTCGGCGACCATTTCCAGCTGCCGCCACTCTATAAGGACGAGTTGCGCAAGGAGATGGGGCAAAGGCTCCGGGTTGGACGGGATTCGGACGTTTTCGACAGCGACTTCGAGCGAGCATTCGAGTCACCGTATGGCAAGGCGGTTGGAGCCACGCTCACGACCCAATACCGGATGGCTCCGGAAATATGTTCGCTCGTGTCCAAGTGCTTCTACGAGCCGCGGGGCAAAAGGCTGGCGCAGGGAAGAGGTGAGCCAAAGGGGTACTTCGGGCAATTGGCGGAACCATTCGACTCCGAAGTCGTATGGGTCGATACGAGTTGCGCCGGAAAGCAGAGCTACCATGAGAAAACGCCGGACAGGAGCTGCGCGAACCAATACGAGGCCCGAGCGGTAATCGACGTCCTGCGACACGTCCTCCAGAACGAGCAATTTACGAATGACTTGGTCAGCGATCTTAAGCAGGGAGAGATTCCTATCGGGATCATTGCGATGTACCGAGCACAGGTGACCCGGATCAACAACGCGATCGCCCGTGCCGAATGGCTCGGGCCCCTGCGGTCATTGATCAAAGTGGACACCGTGGACGGCTACCAAGGTAAGGAAAATCGGATGGTCATATTGTCCCTAGTGCGGCACAACGCCAAATACGAGCAGGGTTTCCTGTCGAGTCCTAATCGTCTGAA